A single genomic interval of Macadamia integrifolia cultivar HAES 741 chromosome 6, SCU_Mint_v3, whole genome shotgun sequence harbors:
- the LOC122081405 gene encoding replication factor C subunit 2: MAASSSSSTSGSSYDVPWVEKYRPNKVADIVGNQDCVSRLQVIARGGNMPHLILSGPPGTGKTTSILALAHELLGANCKEAVLELNASDDRGIDVVRNKIKMFAQKKVTLPPGKHKVIILDEADSMTSGAQQALRRTMEIYSNSTRFALACNMSSKIIEPIQSRCALVRYSRLSDQEILGRVMIVVEAEKVPYVPEGLEAIIFTADGDMRQALNNLQATYSGFRFVNPENVFKVCDQPHPLHVKNLVRNVLEGKFDDACSGLKQLYDLGYSPTDIITTLFRIIKNYDMAEYLKLEFLKETGFAHMRICDGVGSLLQLSGLLAKLALVRETAKAT, translated from the exons ATggcagcttcttcttcttcttcaacatcagGAAGCAGCTACGATGTCCCATGGGTGGAGAAGTACAGACCCAACAAAGTAGCCGACATTGTTGGGAACCAAGATTGCGTCTCGAGGCTTCAAGTCATCGCCAGAGGTGGCAACATGCCCCATCTCATCTTGTCC GGTCCTCCAGGAACTGGAAAAACAACAAGTATTTTGGCCCTTGCGCACGAGCTACTGGGAGCAAACTGCAAGGAGGCTGTGCTAGAGCTCAATGCATCTGATGACAG GGGAATTGATGTCGTTAGAAACAAAATTAAGATGTTTGCCCAAAAGAAAGTAACTCTTCCCCCTGGAAAGCACAAAGTAATCATTTTAGACGAGGCAGACAG TATGACATCGGGAGCACAACAAGCTTTGAGGCGGACAATGGAAATTTATTCAAATTCCACGCGTTTTGCTCTTGCATGTAATATGTCTTCTAAGATAATTGAGCCCATTCAGAGTAGATGTGCCCTTGTTCGCTATTCTAGATTGTCAGACCAAGAGATTCTTGGCCGTGTTATGATAGTCGTTGAAGCTGAGAAG GTTCCATATGTTCCAGAAGGCCTTGAAGCAATTATTTTCACTGCTGATGGTGATATGAGGCAGGCTTTGAATAACTTGCAGGCCACATACAGTGGTTTTCGGTTTGTCAATCCGGAAAATGTGTTCAAG GTGTGTGATCAGCCTCACCCCTTACATGTGAAGAATTTGGTCCGCAATGTACTTGAGGGGAAATTTGATGATGCCTGTTCTGGTCTGAAGCAGCTCTATGACTTGGGTTATTCCCCAACCGACATAATCACAACCCTCTTCCGGATAATCAAGAACTATGATATGGCTGAGTATCTGAAACTGGAATTCCTTAAG GAAACTGGATTTGCACACATGAGAATCTGCGATGGAGTTGGCTCACTTCTTCAACTATCTGGTCTCCTAGCTAAGCTTGCTCTAGTTCGGGAAACAGCCAAAGCTACATAA
- the LOC122082730 gene encoding CEN-like protein 1, with translation MSRPLMPLTVGRVVGEVVDTFTPSVKMNVTYNSSKQVFNGHEFMPSAIIARPRVEIGGEDMRTFYTLIMTDPDAPGPSDPYLREHLHWIVTDIPGTTYASFGKDIMEYEIPKPIIGIHRYVFILFKQKGRRTVQAPATRDRFSTREFAEANGLGLPVAAVYFNAQRETAARRR, from the exons ATGTCAAGGCCATTGATGCCATTAACTGTTGGGAGAGTTGTAGGTGAAGTAGTGGATACCTTCACACCAAGTGTGAAAATGAATGTTACCTATAACTCCAGCAAGCAAGTCTTTAATGGCCATGAGTTTATGCCTTCTGCCATTATTGCAAGGCCTCGAGTTGAGATAGGAGGGGAGGACATGAGGACTTTCTACACTCTT ATCATGACAGACCCAGATGCTCCAGGCCCTAGTGATCCATACTTAAGAGAGCATCTTCACTG GATTGTTACAGATATTCCTGGTACCACGTACGCTTCCTTTG GGAAGGACATCATGGAGTATGAGATTCCGAAGCCGATCATCGGTATCCATAGGTATGTATTCATTCTGTTCAAGCAGAAAGGGAGACGAACTGTTCAAGCACCAGCAACAAGAGATCGTTTCAGTACAAGAGAGTTTGCTGAAGCCAATGGTTTAGGTCTTCCAGTTGCTGCAGTTTACTTCAATGCACAGAGAGAAACAGCTgcaagaagaagataa